The Maniola hyperantus chromosome 6, iAphHyp1.2, whole genome shotgun sequence sequence GATAATAAGTGACGGCTAGGTCGAGATTCAATTTATTGTTCTGtcattttcctttttttatccAACTACGGAAGTATAATTTCAGTagagaaatatttatttcttgtaGGTCAACTAATggataatatattatagccTTAGTATGAAGAGagatataaatcccgcaaactgctattgcgctggaaccatgtgttattaacatcgaaatgacgccaTTTTGACGGCATTTGACGTATAGTAAGTAAAAGTATATCCTTaggctcgaaacttcagtctagtcctgacgtcactaaaatggcggccacacgcattagcaatttgcgggacttatacccttGATCAAATGCccttgatctcgtggtaaatgaagACCACGACGACTCTTCAACATGGGGTAAAAATAAGGTAAAAGCGAATCAAGGCTAATGTCAAATGGTTTTACAATCTACTTCTATCTTctattctctataatataaaatgaatcactaaatgtgttgctcatcgcaaatctcgagaacagctgaaccgatttcgctaattcttttgttataatattccttgaagtacgaggatggttgttacggagagaaaaatttaaaaaattgcctgaaaaagaaatgactgttaggcggtacgaagttcgccgggccaGCTAGTATCTTATATTCATAAAAAATACGAGCAATTCTTTCATaattttaagtacttagttatGAAAATATCTTTTATTCCGCAAATAGTTTCGCCTGTTTCGAGGAGTTTCAATTGCGATTCAACTTTAGCAGGAGAAGTTATAGTGGAAGGAGAACGGAAAACTTTGAGAAATAGGAACTTCTTGACTCTTTGAATGTAGATTCTTTCCTtacctaagagccagcgcgtgccagaccttcgttactttataaaagctgaaattttctctgcgtattgtccccaacacgtgaaagaacgatcagcgactatgaagtttggatcctggtggctttgggagataacaggtaaaggtgtaaaaaaatctttcgtcaaagtataaagtcaattttttttatattttcttcggaataatattagaaatcacgtcatgcattgccagacacccttaaacttaaaGTTTGATAAGCCATACCCCATACCTAGCTAGTAGAAAGTAGGGAGTAATCTGACGCTGACTCAGACGCTGTTCAATGAAAAAAATCTTGGTAACATAATCTGAGCTTGTGCACcggtacttttattattatacgaTGAACTGAGGATTCTTGAATATAAGTGAGAGCACCtgtataaataaatcattttgaaAACATGGCATACTAGCTTATAGAATATTAGTAGATACGCCATTTGGGTGATGTCCTTGATGCCATTTTTATGGGACATAAAGTGCAGTTACACTTGATATTGGGTTATTACTGTTAGCGAAGCACGTTTCGCCTGCCTATTACGCTCAACCGAAGTCATAAACGGTTAAGTGTCGACAACTGTTATTATTACACTTTTGGCGAGCTACATAGCTTAATTGACATTGAACTTTGAAAGGCTCCTTAACATCTTCAACACTTTTGCCGGAAATAAAACTTTCGTGAGCTCCCTGATATTTACTTTTCAGGGTTTTTGAACAAGTGAGAGTACTTGTTCTGTATAAATTATCTTGAAAACATGGTACACTAGCTCATAGTATATTAGTAGATACACCATTTGGGTAATGTCCTTGATGCCATTTTTATGGGACATAAAGTGCAGTTACATTTGATATTGGGTTATTACTGTTAGCGAAGCGCGTTTCGCCCGCCTATTACGCTCAACCTcagtcatttttttttattttttattttttttatttttattgaatggtttactagcgattttaacataaaacttactaactataataaatacataggtttttctatcatgcacaactatgttaaatcatttaaaagtaaacactgcatgcaaattccgtacagatatcagagttacaaaggggataaaaatttaagtaggtaaagatTCCATTCAGTATGTCTGTAGGTatggttaaaaagtaaacagtaggtaaacgttctactgtaaaattaatacatatgttaaaaaaactaaattaactactaggtataatataatgttacaatttttttttacgtttatacttaattactattttcttatattctacacattctaagttctaacacactcttatttctaaaattaatttctatttcattatacctactttcaCTTTATAAAGGTAGtttagatacaaaaaatatattttgaaatgagactaaaaaaaataataagtagataactaggtaggtatgtaaaagtaaaaatatagattcattaattttaaaattacaaaaataatttaatagtaaTATTAAATTCCAGGTTCAGGGTAGGTACAGCTATTGGCTAGCTTTTGACTAGGTCGCTTATCACTAACTTACGAAACATAGCAATCGAATTTGTATTTATATCTATCAATTGACTGCGCTCATTGTATAGTTTACACAACCGGGGCAGAGTAGCGTTGGCCccgaagactgttctgctgagTGGTGGCACTAAAGGAGTTATGGCAGTGCGTGGATATCTACGCGGCACTCTAAAATTGATTTTGCTAAGTAAACTTGGACAGTCTACTTTATTTCTTAGCAATTTATATAGGAACATAAGATCTAGCAAGTCACCTCTATTTTTAAGGGtcatcattttaaaatattttactctaTCCTTATAAGAAATAACTGTTTTGTGTATCCTTGCTGAATATGACAGATGCCACATGAATCTTTTTTGGACACGCTCTAATCTTAAATAGTGTGTAGCATAATGCGGCCGCCACACTACACTGCAGTACTCCAGGTTACTGCGAACAAGACTGTTATAAAGAGCTATTTTAGTTTTGGTTTCTTTAAAGGTTCTACCTTGCCTCATAATAAAACCTAACAGTTTTGTTGATTTGCCAATAACCTTGTCTATGTGATCAAGATATGTCAACTTGCTATCTAACATAACCCCCAAATCTTTTATGAGATCGACTTCTTTTAAATTTATGCCATTTAGACTGTATTGCGTTGGTATAACGTTAAGCTTGCGGGTAAATTTGATGTGGAGACATTTATTGCAATTAAGTTGCATGCCATTAGATGTGCACCAGTCTGTTAGCCTGTTAAAATCATCTTGGAGTAAAAGTGAATCCCTTGGGGAACAGATAATTTTGGTGAATTTTAAATCATCAGCATACAGGTATGGTGTGGAGTGTTTAAAGCAGAAGACAATGTCgttcacaaaaatattaaacaaaattgGACCTAGGTGTGATCCTTGAGGGATTCCTGATGTTATTGAATGCACTGATGAGCTGAAACCATTAACAACAACATAAAAAGAACGATCATTCAAGTATGATGCAAACCATTGCAGTAGTGGATCAGAAAACCCGTAATACGAAAGTTTCTCAATTAAGTTTCGGTGTGGTACTTTGTCAAAAGCCTTTTTAAAATCTGTATATATCGTGTCCACCTGCTTTTTCGCGTCTATAGCTACTGATAACGAGGTCGTGAAACTTACTAGGTTTGAGGACGTGGATCTACCAGGCAAGAATCCGTGCTGATGTTCAGATACAAAACGTTGAAAATGCATTTGAACTATAGGACACACTAAGGATTCAAAGACCTTGGCAAAAACTGAAAGAATAGATATGGGTCTATAGTTGCGAACATCTTCTTTTTCTTCACTTTTGAATATTGGCACAACTTTTGCTCGTTTCCATGCCGACGGAAAGATTCCAGAGCGTAAAGAAGCTTTAAATATAAGATATAGGGGTAAAGTTAAACTGGTTGCACATCGTTTTATGAATATTGGTGGTATGTTATCTGATCCAGCACCTTTTGCTATATCCAAGCttctaagtttttttaaaatatcgtcTTCACTAAATTCAATAAATGCCAGTTTGTCGCTATAACCTAAGTAGAGAATTTTTTTCAGATTAGAAGAAGAGCAGTTATTATTGCAGGCATTGTTAGGGTCTTCATAGACAGAggcaaaaaaatttgaaaacatgTTGCAGATTCCAACACCACTAGAAGATGTATTGACTCCATCATTCATAGAAGCAGGATACGAGTTCGAGTTTTTACGCTTACTTTTTAAGAATGTCCAGAATGCTTTTGGGTTTATTTGAATTTGCTTTTcaagtttattattataattattgtaagcaTCGCGCGTAAGTCTGTCACATCGGTCACTAAGTATTCTTAACTCGAGTTCATCCCTaggatttttatactttttatatcgttttagtattttatgtttttcttGGATTCTCTTTGCAATGTTGTTATTTATCCACGCAGGATACTTATTACTCCTCACTTTTCGCCGAGGAACATATTTAGATATAGCAGTATGCAATTTGTCATAAAACACACCAACCAATTCGTTTACATCATTTAAATCCATTAGATTCTGCCAATCAATGCCTTTTAAGTATTCGATAATTGTATCGTAATCTGCCTTATAATAGTCAAACCGCTCGATGGTAGTATTAACCGTCAGTCTGTCCGATCTTACGTCAGGTAAATTAATTTCTAGTGGGGGATGTGGTGGATCAATATTACTAATAGAATTATGTGAATAACTAACAGTGCACGCAGGTAAATCGACAAGAACTAAATCCAGTATTTTTCTCCTATTATTAAGTACCGAATTACATTGACGCAGTCCATTTTCAGATACAAAGTCAAGTAACATTTGTGCTGCGGGGACAAGTTTTCCCTCAGAAGGTTTGTTCCAGTTAATGCAGCTCAGATTGAAATCGCCAATAATACATGTTGACATATTGTTGTGTTGTTCAGAGACTCTATTACAGTTATTCAAAAAGTGTTCTAGTATGTTCTTATTAACAGGTGGCGGAAGGTATACAGCACATATAGCAAAATAAGTAATACTTTTCAGATGAGGTACATTGACAATTACCCAAATATCTTCACAATTACTTTCCCAATGAACAACTCTATTggaatttaaactttttttaacaGCAATTAGTACCCCACCACCATCTGTTTTAGAGCTAAAGTTAGAAGTCTGCCTGTCTCTTCTATATACGTTATATCGTGCGTCAAACAGTTCACTACTCAAAATGGAATTATTTAACCAGGTTTCAGTCAAAATAATGATGTCATAATCATTAACCACTACATTCCTGTAGACATCGTGTGTTTTGGTTCTAAGACCGCGCACATTTTGATACAAAATACTTACTGacgtgaatttgatgatgaatGTGACACCAGTACGTGACTTCTACCTTACACACTAACATactaacttaatttatttaaaaaatccatgttttttactattttgtaaTCCGAGCTATCATCCTTACGGATCAGGATACGGCCATTACGGACCCAAACATATCTATATCCTTTTTCTTTTGCTTTCATTCTAGTCGCAGCGTGCAAAGCTTTATTTTCTGGTGACAGATGTTCGACTACATAGATAGGCTTTTTTTCACCACCAGCTCCGATTCCAATGTGAGAAGTATTTAACTTATCAGTGGGATTGCTTTTATTATGTTTAATAACTGCCGCTAAGAAACCGTCTCTTGTTAACGGAGAATTAAATTGTACAATGATGGATCTAGGACGGGTACTCAGACGATTCACTTTAGCAACTCTTGTGACGTTTAAGATTTTATCTGGAGTTGTATCCTGACCTATCACACTTCCCAACTGTTCGATGATTGCAATCAGATTTTCATTCTTTCTTTCAGGAATGCATTGTAGTTCCAAGTTGTTTGATCTGGATCGTTGTTCAAGATCATTTATACGTATATGTAGATTTTCTATGGTTGCTTCtagcttattattattttcctttaaATCCTTCAACATCATTTCATTAGCGCGGtattctttaataaaatcaTCATATTGGTCGTTAATAAAGCTTATCGAGTTTTTCATGTCTGTAATCTCTTCTCGTAAAAGTTTTAATTCGCTATTTAATACGCTTTTGATTGATGCTGTTATATGTGTAACCATTTCGCTCATCTCGGTCTTTAAAATGTCTCTAACCATTTCTCGAAAATCGCTTTGTTCAGTAGAACATGATTGTTCCGGAGGAGAAAAAGCTGCTCGTTTGTTCGATCTTTTCGCTGTGTTCTGTTCGCTAAGTAACTTGGTATCATTACGTACAGGCGTATTTTCATTGTTACCTTTCGGTCTTTTTGACGTACATGAGGGGCATTTCCAGTCAGACTCTAGTTCCGTGTTCATGGTTGACTGACCGGTCGGTAACAAACATGCATGGTGATAGGCTTTATTACAGATCGCACAACATACATAATCCTCATTGCATTTTGTTTCGTTACAACAGTTCCAGTGCAGATTcggcatttttaataataatttaatttaaaaaaagccaaaaaaaaaatacaaaaaagtaaATTCCTATGTGATAAACTGAGTCTGGAACCCGTGAGAGGTACTGTTTTAAGTCGAGCGTTACTCCGAATCGGCCACCGAGCGTATTACTATCACTATCAAATTTAGTCTTCGTATACTTATTATTGTCGCAGTGTTAGTGGACATTGACCCTGAATACCGGTCGTTCAACTAGCCGACTTCACTGACACATCACAGCTGTTTGTATTCATTTACTACCTACTTTTTTGAGTTCCACTTACGGTCACTTTAAAACTGATTTTATTCTTGatttttggtttgttttcttataTTTTCTTACATTATTCGTATGTTGTAGTTTATATTAACACAGCTAACGTTTACTTTGTTTATTATCGATTGATGTGTGTTTGCAAAAGTTTTAGTCGTACTTATAAAATTACAGTTTACACACTATTTACTGCAAGAATCTTTACACAAACACTTTTACAGAAGAATTGAGCATTAAAGTACATATTTCACAATTtagaactttaaaaaatacactttaaatattttttaagactTAAAGTACGGGACCACGGTTTCACTTGGCGACTTGACCGCCGACTTTTACTTTAATCTGACGCTGACTCAGACGCTGTTCAATGAAAAAAATCTTGGTAACATAATCTGAGCTTGTGCACcggtacttttattattatacgaTGAACTGAGGATTCTTGAATATAAGTGAGAGCACCtgtataaataaatcattttgaaAACATGGCATACTAGCTTATAGAATATTAGTAGATACGCCATTTGGGTGATGTCCTTGATGCCATTTTTATGGGACATAAAGTGCAGTTACACTTGATATTGGGTTATTACTGTTAGCGAAGCACGTTTCGCCCGCCTATTACGCTCAACCGAAGTCATAAACGGTTAAGTGTCGACAACTGATATTATTACACTTTTGGCGAGCTACATAGCTTAATTGACATTGAACTTTAAAAAGCTCTTTAACATCTACAATACTTTTGACGGAAATggagcttttatttttatcagaGAAAATTAAGTCGCAGATGGCTAGTTTCACAGTTCACTCAGGTAATTTGCTTGCACTTTGGGAAATATTTATCATGCCAtgaatcatttaattttttcgaATTCTTATGATTaggttatattttttatttgctaCCAAACTGAATGGATGTAAAAAAATTGTCTGCAGTTTGGCTTATTCGGTAGGTAATGATTATTTCTAAgcgaattaattattaaagtatGAAAAGATGATTTTCGTTCGATCTGCGGGCGATTTTCGTTTGCTGATACAGATTGTATTGATCAATATAGGGAATTGACAGATTGATCTGTAAAATTACCAAAACTTTAATATGTCAGcgagttttataataattaccatCGCCAAAATAGCcaattattaatagtaaatattcagtattttcattatttaccaGTCCTATTGACATTTCTATTTCGAGCTTCGTTTCGTGACAATCATCACGGGCCGCTGATTGCCGAGCAAAGTTCAACAAGCGGACATCCACAAAGCTCAAGTATCTGTTAAATCATCACGGACAAACGGTTTCCAATTGCTTTGGTCCATTAAAAGGTTTTATTGCTGGTATCACCACAGAACGTGTAATGTTCATCGAATACACTGAAATTGCTTTCGTGAATTGGGACATTTGGAGTCAAATGTGCCGCGATAATTTAAGATCGTCCGCCTGTGAAATTAGTGGGGTCgttattttagaaaatcctCTAATATAAACTTCTGATTTAGGGTcgacgtaattattaaatagtttcCCTCCTCATGGATTACCAActagatataagtacctacctacggttCTCAAGGCAATTTTTCATTGGTCAGTACATCATTGTAATCATTACAATATCATTATGTTACTTATTTTGTTGTcttatcacaatattatcttgAGTGGTTTCGaagtaatttatataaatcTATGTACAATCGTATTCATATTTCTAACAATGTTTTGAACTTTGAAGCATGTTCTTAGGTATCTATACCTAGTTCGCAACAgatcgatatggcaatcgggtcGGGAAccctccgcacacccgcacaacccccgtgcTAAcatggtgcgggcgagcgcgggtgacgtggcAGGGCGTCTTT is a genomic window containing:
- the LOC138402440 gene encoding uncharacterized protein produces the protein MPNLHWNCCNETKCNEDYVCCAICNKAYHHACLLPTGQSTMNTELESDWKCPSCTSKRPKGNNENTPVRNDTKLLSEQNTAKRSNKRAAFSPPEQSCSTEQSDFREMVRDILKTEMSEMVTHITASIKSVLNSELKLLREEITDMKNSISFINDQYDDFIKEYRANEMMLKDLKENNNKLEATIENLHIRINDLEQRSRSNNLELQCIPERKNENLIAIIEQLGSVIGQDTTPDKILNVTRVAKVNRLSTRPRSIIVQFNSPLTRDGFLAAVIKHNKSNPTDKLNTSHIGIGAGGEKKPIYVVEHLSPENKALHAATRMKAKEKGYRYVWVRNGRILIRKDDSSDYKIVKNMDFLNKLS